From Dehalobacter sp. 12DCB1:
TTTAAACGATAGCATAAAAAATACGATATAAATAATTATAAAAAAGGGGGTGATATTTTGAAAAACATTCAAATGGTAGTGTTTGCTGTGGGCAAAGAATATTACGGCATTGACATTTTTTGTGCTCAGGAAATAATAAGGATTCCCAAGAACATTACCAAAATGCCGAACATGCCTTCGTTCATAGAAGGTATGTTAAACCTCAGAGATCAGGTTATTCCCGTGGTAGACCTTAGAAAAAGATTTGGTCTTGAAAACACGGAAACAGAAAATGACAGCCGGTTACTGGTGCTTAAGCTGGAAGGAATGCTTTTAGGCAATATTGTGGATGATGTTTCCGAGGTTCTGAGTGTAGGTGAAGAGTCCATCGAAAGTTTATGCGTCGAAATCGCCCATTTAGGCAATAGCTGCATCAAAGGGATCTGTAAAGTTGAGGATCGCTTGATTATGCTTCTGGATGTCACAAAATTAAAAAACGAAATATTTGCATCTGTTAGTTAAAAATGGAGGAACAAATATGATTAAATTTTCGGCTTTAGATTCATGCAAATCCTTGGCAGAAACTCTAGGCCATCTGGTTCCGGGCGGAATTATGTTTTGCGTAACGGAAGGAGATACAATTGTTTGGAGATTTTCTTCAGATTCTTTTCACTTAGATTCGTTTGAGGTTGGGTATCATGTTGAGAGTAACGGCGTGATGATGAATGCAGTGCGTAATAAAAAAACAGTCTCACAAAATGTTCCCCGAACCGTCTATGGTCAACGGCTCATCATTGTCGCTATGCCAATTATTGATGATACCGACAATATTTTTGGTACATTTTCTGTTTTTCTACCGAAATTACACCCTGTGGCTGCTGCCTTTAAGGATTTTGCCCCTGTTTTGGCTGAGATGTTCGATGAAGGTTCGGTTATTTACATGACGGATTTAACTCAGGTTGTTTACCGGCAGGCTTCTCGAAAATTTGATATATCGTCTCTTCCTGTTGGCCATGTTATTCAGGAAGAAGATGTTGCTTCTCGGACCATCAAAACGAAAAAGCCTATTTCAGAAGAAGGTGGAGCAGAGATATACGGTTTCCCTGTTTTAGAAACAAATTACCCGCTCTTTGACGAAGACAATCCTGACGAAATAGTTGCTTCTCTAGGAGTCATTATCCCCAAAAAAACAGCAGCACACCTGCGCATTATTTCAGGAAATCTTGAAGACGGCTTGTCTGCAATTTCTGCAGCGATTGAAGAGCTCGCAGCGGAGGCTACGAGTATTCACTCCAACGAACAAAATCTGAACAACAATATTAAGGAAATTATCGGCCTTTCTGAAGAAATTAATAAGGTTTCTGTCTTCATAAAAGAAATAGCGGACGAGACAAAAATGCTTGGTCTGAACGCAGCAATTGAGGCTGCCCGAGCCGGGGAATCAGGCAGAGGATTTGGTGTTGTGGCGGAAGAAATAAGAAAGCTTTCAGAACAATCTAAGAGCACTGTTCCCCGGATCCAGGAATTAACGGATACCATCAAAGACAAAGTGAATGATGCTGGAGATATGAGTAAAAGTTCATTGCATGCCAGCCAGGAACAGGCTGCAGCAACAGAACAAGTCACAGCCAGTATTGAGGAAATTACCGCAATGTGCGGAGAATTAAATGAGATGGCAAAGACTTTATAAGCTCAATTTATGAATGTTCCACATAGAACAAACCCTAAGCAAGTAGAGGCTTAGGGTTTTCTGCCGTCTGCCAAGAGCTTCCTATGTTCATTACACTGATTGACGCAGATCCGGCCGCTGTAGGGGCCTATGATTACCGATTACGGGATTATTTTTTCTGATGGGATATTTTTAAGCGAAGATATTTTGTATAATAAGATTCAAAGAGGGTATCAGAATGTTGGAGTTGTTCATCCTGGGGCTGATTATTTCAGTACTCATTCCGGCGGGGGATTTTTTGGGAATAAATGTAGTGGCAACTGTAAAAAGAGGTGGCTGATGAAAGTTATCTATTACGACTGTTTCAGCGGCATAAGTGGAGATATGAATCTCGGAGCGATGCTCGATCTTGGCATCCCAAAGGATCATCTACTCGCTGAGCTGGCTAAACTTCAAATCAATGAGCAATATACAATGAACATCCGTTCTGAAAGCAAGCATGGAATTGAAGGCACACGCGTAGAGATAACGGTTGAAGATCCCGTGAACCACCATTCCATCCAGCAGGCGAGAGCGTTGGCTGATATCACTAAAATGATCAGGGAAAGTGATTTGTCAGCAGCTGTGAAAGACAGAAGCATCCGGACATTTTCCATTCTGGCGGATGCGGAAGCAAGGGTTCATGGAATAAAGGCCGATCAGGTCCATTTTCATGAGGTCGGGGCTGTGGATGCGATTCTCGATATTGTCGGGTCGGCTGTTTGTCTGGAATATTTGCAAGCTGACAGGATCGTTGCTTCCAGTGTGGAACTTGGTGGTGGATTTGTGCGCTGTGAACACGGCCTGCTTCCGGTTCCTGCACCAGCCGTAACAGAGCTGCTCCAGGGTGTCCCGGTAAAGACCGGAATCGTGCCTTTTGAGACAACGACGCCTACAGGAGCGGCTATTCTGGCTGCGAATGTTCAAGAATATACAGACAATGCGGATATAATCATTCACCGGATCGGTTATGGGATTGGCCGGCAGGATTTGGAAATACCCAATATTCTACGGGTATATCTTGGGGAGAGAGCGGAAAAGACTGCTCCCGGATTCAGACAGCAGGAAAGACAGTGGATGCTGGAAACGAATATTGATGATATGAATCCGGAATTCTATGAATATATTGAAGAAAAGATGGTTGCTGCCGGAGCCCTGGACGTCTTTAAAACCCCGGTGATCATGAAGAAGGGGCGACCGGGGTCAAAATTAAGCGCTTTAGTCAATAAGGAAGCGATTTCAGCTGTCAGGGAAGTTATTTTGCGGGAAACATCGGCGATTGGCTTACGCAGCTATCCAGTTGAAAAAACGATGCTCCGCCGGGAGAATATGCTGGTGCAGACTAGGTACGGTCCGGTCAATGTAAAATGTTCTTATTTGGATGCGGAAAGAATCAAATCAAAACCTGAATATGAAGACTGTAAAAGACTTGCCAGGGAGCATGACCTTCCCTTAAGCGAAATCTATGCCGAAGTTTACAGGCTGCTATCCAAAGGCAATCGATCCGGAGCTTTAGATCAAGAGAGGAAGAACTGAACGTGTTTTCATTATCTGCGGTCCTGCTGTTTATTACCTCGTCCATTGTACTGATCTTGGCACCCGGTCCGGACATTGTATTTTTGATAACCCAGGGTATAGCCAAGGGAAAGAAGGCAGGCATTTTTACCTCAATCGGGCTGACGCTGGGTAATTCGGTTCATACGTTGGCCGCGGCGCTGGGGCTATCTGTCATATTTAAGACGTCAGAAGTCGCCTTTGTTCTGTTTAAAACCTGCGGGGCGCTTTATCTTTTTTAT
This genomic window contains:
- a CDS encoding chemotaxis protein CheW, which gives rise to MKNIQMVVFAVGKEYYGIDIFCAQEIIRIPKNITKMPNMPSFIEGMLNLRDQVIPVVDLRKRFGLENTETENDSRLLVLKLEGMLLGNIVDDVSEVLSVGEESIESLCVEIAHLGNSCIKGICKVEDRLIMLLDVTKLKNEIFASVS
- a CDS encoding methyl-accepting chemotaxis protein, encoding MIKFSALDSCKSLAETLGHLVPGGIMFCVTEGDTIVWRFSSDSFHLDSFEVGYHVESNGVMMNAVRNKKTVSQNVPRTVYGQRLIIVAMPIIDDTDNIFGTFSVFLPKLHPVAAAFKDFAPVLAEMFDEGSVIYMTDLTQVVYRQASRKFDISSLPVGHVIQEEDVASRTIKTKKPISEEGGAEIYGFPVLETNYPLFDEDNPDEIVASLGVIIPKKTAAHLRIISGNLEDGLSAISAAIEELAAEATSIHSNEQNLNNNIKEIIGLSEEINKVSVFIKEIADETKMLGLNAAIEAARAGESGRGFGVVAEEIRKLSEQSKSTVPRIQELTDTIKDKVNDAGDMSKSSLHASQEQAAATEQVTASIEEITAMCGELNEMAKTL
- the larC gene encoding nickel pincer cofactor biosynthesis protein LarC, encoding MKVIYYDCFSGISGDMNLGAMLDLGIPKDHLLAELAKLQINEQYTMNIRSESKHGIEGTRVEITVEDPVNHHSIQQARALADITKMIRESDLSAAVKDRSIRTFSILADAEARVHGIKADQVHFHEVGAVDAILDIVGSAVCLEYLQADRIVASSVELGGGFVRCEHGLLPVPAPAVTELLQGVPVKTGIVPFETTTPTGAAILAANVQEYTDNADIIIHRIGYGIGRQDLEIPNILRVYLGERAEKTAPGFRQQERQWMLETNIDDMNPEFYEYIEEKMVAAGALDVFKTPVIMKKGRPGSKLSALVNKEAISAVREVILRETSAIGLRSYPVEKTMLRRENMLVQTRYGPVNVKCSYLDAERIKSKPEYEDCKRLAREHDLPLSEIYAEVYRLLSKGNRSGALDQERKN